GAATCGGTTTTTCCTGCCTTTTTCTAATTTTTACCGTTAAACAACGTTATCCATCGTTTATCTGTGTTTAATGAGTGCTCTTAGGGGAAAATGCAAAAAGTTAAATCCTTCAGAATGAGACAGGAGAAAATAAAGGAAAACGCTACCTTCAAACCTCTTCCAATATCTCCCGCACGTCGCTGGTCTCGTTCATCAGCTCGAGGGCGGTGGCATTTACCCCCTTCATTTCCACCAGCAGGGTACTGAGGCTCCTGTTGAGGGAGTACATTGAGATGGCCACCACTGCCAGAAGAACCAGCCAGAGGGCTATGCTCAGGTAGGTCACGTAACCGGGCGTCTCTGCGTAGAGGTACTCGGAGAAATACGGTCCCATCAGCCATCACCTCCTTCCGTTGTTTCCGATGTGGCATTGGTTTCAGCATTGCTTATTCCAAGGAGTTTTTCGATGGCCGAGGCCAGCTCTTCCTTGAAGACCTCACGATCCAGTCCGTTGTTGGCCTCTATGACCTCAAGCAGCTCGTCAGGTTTGGCCTCAATGCCGTAGTCTTCCTTCAGCACCCTTGCCAGCTCATCTGCTGGGACTCCGTAGATATCCGCCAGTTGCTGGAGAGTGTAGGCCTTCAGCATTGAGCCGGTTATCTCCACATAGGTGTAAGTCGTGTTGTTGAGGTCGCTTGGGAGGTAGGCCACGTAATCGGTGTCTTCAGTTGAGTCCTCCTCGGTGAAGTATGCCTTGTACACCTGGAATCCGCCGAGGATGAGTACCATGGTCAGCAGAAAAGCCACCGTTGGCTTTAACCTGCTCTGCTTGAACCCCATCCTGAGCATGGTGATCATGCTACGGAATCCTATTATCAGGTGTACTGCTATAAGCCCGATCATGGCGAAGCCCATGTACGTGTGTACGTTTGTCCACGTGTCTTTGTCCACTCCAAGGAACGTCCACCCTATTGTGTCCGCTATCCTTCCCGAGGGGGCCAGATAGAGGGCTACCCCAGACACGGCAAGTATCACGAACACTATGGTGAGGACGAGGTCAATCGTACCCCTAAGCCATGCAGGAGCCGTCCATCTTGCCATCACCGGCACCTCCCGCGGCATTTTGTCTGAGAGAGCCTTCCAGCAATTGTGTCAAACCTGATCATACTATCACCAACATATGTATGTTCTAGCTTACATATGCCAGTTTAGTTTAAAAAGATTTCGGATGCACAATCCATCACTTGAAAATGAGAAATGCCGCAGAAAAGTGGAAAACATGAAAGGCCCGATGGAAGGCCTCACGCAGAGACGTAGTAGTACTCGCCCCTCTCCTTCTGCTCTCTGTCCTTTACGGAGCCCTCCTTGTTTGCCCTCGGTCTTCCGGTCTCGGGGTCTCTCCTGAAGGTTATCCCAACCGAGGCCAGGAAGCGGTTCATGCCTTCCCTCATCCCCATCGGCTGGAGGGCCCTTCCGCTCCTTCCGGGTTCTCCTTCGAAGACTATGAGCCTGTCGCTGAGGTAGTCCACCATCATGACATCGTGCTCGACTATGAGGGCCGTCTTTTCGTTCTTGGCCATAAGGGAGTGTATGGCCTTTGAGACTGCCAGCCTCTGCTCGACGTCGAGATGGGCGGAAGGCTCGTCCAGGAGGTACAGGTCGGCATCGCGGATTAAACAGGCAGTTATCGCGACCCTCTGGAGTTCTCCACCGCTCAGCTCGTTCAGCTTCTTGTCGTAGAGATCAGGAATGCCCAGCGGGTTCAGGAGCTCGGTCTTGTAGAAACTGTTCATCAGCTTCCCTGCGTCGATTTTGC
This sequence is a window from Thermococcus sp.. Protein-coding genes within it:
- a CDS encoding DUF4405 domain-containing protein, with the protein product MARWTAPAWLRGTIDLVLTIVFVILAVSGVALYLAPSGRIADTIGWTFLGVDKDTWTNVHTYMGFAMIGLIAVHLIIGFRSMITMLRMGFKQSRLKPTVAFLLTMVLILGGFQVYKAYFTEEDSTEDTDYVAYLPSDLNNTTYTYVEITGSMLKAYTLQQLADIYGVPADELARVLKEDYGIEAKPDELLEVIEANNGLDREVFKEELASAIEKLLGISNAETNATSETTEGGDG